The Candidatus Poribacteria bacterium sequence CAAGCGTAGATCCTTTTTCCTCCTATTCGATGGCGGGTTCTCTCACATTCCTCGAGGGTATCGCGGGGCATGTTCTCGAACTATTCCCCTCTCTGAGTCATGTCCGTATCCTGCGTCAGTGGGCTGGTATTTGCGAAATGCCTCCCGACTACAGCCCAATCATGGGGTTCACACCTGTCAATGGATTTCTGATAGACGTCGGTTGGGGCACCTACGGATTCAAGGCATCCCCCATCGCCGGCAAAACTCTGGCAGAGTTAATCGCCACCGGTAAGACCCCAACCCTCATTGCTCCGTTCCGTCTATCACGCTTTGAGGAAAATGAGCTGGTTGGTGAGAAAGGTGCGGCGGCAGTGGGGCACTAATAAAACGCTTTTATTTTTAACGCAAGGGCGCAAAGTCGCAAGGATCGCAAAGAAAAGATATTAAAAAATCTTTGCGTTAAAATCTTTGGCTCGATGCAATTATAGTGAATTCTAAAAATAAATAGACACTTTCGCCCCCCGGTAGGTGCGGGTGAAAACCGCACCGGTTTGGAGTGTCTCATTAATTCTAAGGTCCACTATAACAGAAACCGAGTTTTCAAGAAAAAACTCGGTTTCTTATGGAGATCAATATGTTGCTTTTAACCTGTCCTAACTGCGGGGATCGAAATGTCAGCGAGTTCCGCTTTGGTGGAGAACTCGGTTCGCGTCCCCAAGATCCTTCCGCTCTCAGCGATGCAGAATGGGCAAACTATCTTTATATGCGCAATAATGTCATGGATGCGCAAACAGAGTGGTGGCATCATAACGCCGGTTGTGGTCTATGGTTTCTGGCTGAACGGCACACACGGACTAATGAGGTGATACAGACTTACCTTTACGTAAAACGTAATGCGTAATGCGTGATAGGGCTTTTGCTAATTTCATTATTTCCTATTAGATGTAGAACCGGAGAATGAATGCGAACTGAACAAGACAAACTAACAACAGCACTCAATCGACTTCAGCCGAAGCAAGGTGAGGTGATTGATCGCAATACTACGATTCGATTTACCTTTGATGGAGTAGAGTATACCGCCCACCCCGGCGATACTGTCGCTTCGGCTCTGACAGCAGCGGGTGTTAAAGTCTTGAGTCGCTCGTTTAAGTATCATCGTCCGCGTGGGCTGCTCTGTTGCACCGGGCACTGTCCCAACTGTCTGGTGCAGATTGGAGAT is a genomic window containing:
- a CDS encoding sarcosine oxidase subunit delta — its product is MLLLTCPNCGDRNVSEFRFGGELGSRPQDPSALSDAEWANYLYMRNNVMDAQTEWWHHNAGCGLWFLAERHTRTNEVIQTYLYVKRNA